The Paraburkholderia sp. SOS3 genome includes a region encoding these proteins:
- the uca gene encoding urea carboxylase, which translates to MRFSKVLVANRGEIACRVIRTLRRLNIASVAVYSEADRHAMHVMLADEAVCIGPAAAAASYLNVDAILDAARATGAQAVHPGYGFLSENAAFAQACEDAGIRFIGPRAEQMRAFGLKHTARELARSNDVALLPGTGLLPDVATALAEAASIGYPVMLKSTAGGGGIGMSLCRSAQELEAAFASVVRLGEANFANAGVYVEKFVEHARHIEVQIFGDGRGKVIALGERDCSVQRRNQKVIEETPAPGLAAGERATLHESAVRLAQAVSYESAGTVEFVFDAHARRFYFLEVNTRLQVEHCVTEEVTGVDLVEWMIRQAEGALPALASIAPAASGASIQVRLYAEDPHKQFQPSAGTLTHVEFAKDARVDTWVDAGTEVSAFYDPLLAKLIVRGATREAALAALRDALENTQLYGIETNLDYLRAVVGSDTFARGAQTTAFLSRFMFAPHTIDVLDGGVQTTVQQLPGRLGYWDIGVPPSGPMDDRSFSLANELLGNAPDAAGLEFTMVGATLRFNTAALFVLGGATLAATLDGAPAPFWRVLRAAPGAVLKLGGVTGAGVRACLAIKGGLQVPDYLGSKATFTLGQFGGHAGRALRKGDVLHLASDAGEGEHGAALDTARMPALTHDWTLRVLNGPHGAPDFFTPDDIAMLYGTSWTVHYNSSRTGVRLIGPAPKWARRDGGEAGLHPSNIHDNAYAIGAVDFTGDMPVILGPDGPSLGGFVCPVTVIADELWKLGQLRPGDTVRFAPAEQSSALPASQVSPGSHVSHASTAAVHDNACVLHRDATAGDGIGVVYRQSGDRNLLIEYGPLVLDLNLRFRVHALMHWLDEHRLPGIVDLTPGIRSLQVHFEPRVLSRARLLEHVQRAESALPAIDGMRVPNRIVHLPLSWDDPSTRIAIERYMQSVRPDAPWCPSNIEFIRRINGLASIDDVKRIVFDARYLVMGLGDVYLGAPVATPLDPRHRLVTTKYNPARTWTPENAVGIGGAYLCVYGMEGPGGYQFVGRTVQMWNRYRTTREFAAGKPWLLRFFDEIRFYEVSEAELTELRADFVAGRASLKIEESTFDLGAYNRFLRDEAQSIAAFKSSQQAAFEAERERWRAAGTAEYVGEPGGGEAQGGHGASGAGGAASAADVLADGVRGIVADVSGSVWKLLVSAGERVTAGQVVAIVESMKMEVSVQASDDGVIETIDCAEGAAVVAGQRLMTVKSAVAADAIEEVVCK; encoded by the coding sequence TTGCGCTTCTCGAAGGTGCTCGTCGCGAATCGCGGCGAAATCGCGTGCCGCGTGATTCGCACGCTCAGGCGTCTGAATATCGCGTCGGTCGCCGTGTACTCGGAAGCGGACCGCCACGCGATGCATGTGATGCTGGCCGACGAAGCGGTCTGCATCGGGCCGGCCGCGGCGGCCGCCAGTTATCTGAATGTGGACGCGATACTCGACGCGGCACGCGCAACGGGCGCGCAAGCGGTGCATCCGGGCTACGGATTCCTGTCCGAAAACGCCGCGTTTGCGCAGGCGTGCGAGGACGCGGGCATCCGCTTTATCGGTCCGCGCGCGGAACAGATGCGCGCATTCGGTCTCAAGCATACGGCACGCGAACTCGCGCGATCGAACGACGTGGCGCTGCTGCCGGGCACCGGCCTGCTGCCCGATGTCGCCACGGCGCTCGCCGAAGCCGCCTCGATCGGCTACCCGGTGATGTTGAAAAGCACGGCGGGCGGCGGCGGCATCGGCATGTCGCTGTGCCGCAGCGCGCAGGAGCTCGAAGCGGCGTTCGCATCGGTGGTGCGTCTGGGCGAGGCGAACTTCGCGAATGCGGGTGTGTATGTCGAGAAGTTCGTCGAACACGCGCGCCATATCGAAGTGCAGATTTTCGGCGACGGCCGCGGCAAGGTGATTGCACTGGGCGAGCGCGACTGCTCGGTGCAGCGGCGCAACCAGAAGGTAATCGAGGAGACGCCCGCGCCGGGACTCGCCGCCGGCGAGCGCGCCACGCTGCATGAAAGCGCGGTGCGGCTCGCGCAAGCGGTCAGCTACGAGTCGGCGGGCACCGTCGAGTTCGTGTTCGACGCGCATGCACGCCGCTTCTATTTTCTCGAAGTCAATACGCGGCTGCAGGTCGAGCATTGCGTGACCGAAGAAGTGACCGGTGTCGACCTGGTCGAGTGGATGATCCGTCAGGCCGAGGGCGCATTGCCCGCGCTCGCGTCGATTGCGCCCGCTGCGAGCGGCGCGAGCATTCAGGTACGCCTTTATGCAGAGGATCCGCACAAGCAGTTCCAGCCCAGTGCGGGGACGCTGACCCATGTCGAGTTTGCGAAAGACGCGCGCGTCGATACGTGGGTCGATGCAGGCACCGAAGTCAGCGCGTTCTACGATCCGCTGCTCGCGAAGCTGATCGTCAGAGGCGCGACGCGCGAGGCCGCGCTCGCCGCGCTTCGCGACGCGCTCGAAAACACGCAGCTCTACGGTATCGAGACGAACCTCGACTATCTGCGCGCGGTTGTCGGTTCCGACACATTCGCGCGCGGCGCGCAAACCACCGCGTTCCTGTCGCGCTTCATGTTCGCCCCGCATACGATCGACGTGCTCGACGGCGGCGTGCAGACGACGGTCCAGCAATTGCCGGGCCGGCTCGGCTACTGGGATATCGGCGTGCCGCCGTCAGGTCCGATGGACGACCGGTCGTTTTCGCTCGCGAACGAATTGCTCGGCAATGCGCCCGACGCGGCCGGCCTCGAATTCACGATGGTCGGCGCGACGCTGCGCTTCAATACGGCGGCGCTTTTCGTACTCGGCGGCGCGACGCTTGCCGCGACGCTCGACGGCGCGCCGGCGCCGTTCTGGCGCGTGCTGCGCGCGGCGCCCGGCGCCGTGCTGAAGCTCGGCGGCGTGACCGGCGCCGGCGTGCGTGCGTGTCTGGCGATCAAAGGCGGGCTGCAGGTGCCCGATTATCTCGGCAGCAAGGCGACCTTCACGCTCGGCCAGTTCGGCGGGCATGCGGGCCGAGCATTGCGCAAGGGCGACGTGCTGCACCTGGCCAGCGATGCAGGCGAGGGCGAGCACGGTGCGGCACTCGACACCGCACGGATGCCTGCGCTGACCCACGACTGGACGCTGCGCGTGCTGAACGGTCCGCATGGCGCGCCCGATTTCTTCACGCCCGACGACATCGCGATGCTGTACGGCACGAGCTGGACAGTGCACTACAACTCGAGCCGCACGGGCGTGCGGCTCATCGGTCCCGCGCCGAAATGGGCGCGCCGCGACGGCGGCGAAGCGGGCCTGCATCCGTCGAACATTCACGACAACGCCTACGCGATCGGCGCGGTCGATTTCACCGGCGATATGCCGGTGATCCTCGGACCGGACGGCCCGAGCCTCGGCGGCTTCGTTTGCCCGGTCACGGTGATTGCCGACGAGTTATGGAAGCTCGGGCAGTTGCGGCCCGGCGATACGGTGCGCTTTGCGCCGGCTGAGCAGTCGAGCGCATTGCCCGCATCGCAAGTATCGCCCGGGTCGCACGTATCGCACGCTTCGACGGCTGCGGTTCACGATAACGCCTGCGTGCTTCATCGCGACGCGACGGCAGGCGACGGCATCGGCGTCGTCTACCGGCAGTCGGGCGATCGCAATCTGCTGATCGAATATGGCCCGCTCGTGCTCGACCTGAACCTGCGTTTTCGCGTGCATGCGTTGATGCACTGGCTCGACGAGCACCGCCTGCCCGGTATCGTCGATCTGACGCCGGGCATCCGCTCGCTGCAGGTGCACTTCGAGCCGCGCGTGCTGTCGCGCGCGCGGTTGCTCGAGCACGTGCAGCGCGCCGAATCGGCATTGCCCGCGATCGACGGCATGCGCGTGCCGAACCGCATCGTCCATTTGCCGCTGTCGTGGGACGACCCGTCGACGCGCATCGCGATCGAGCGCTATATGCAGTCGGTGCGCCCCGATGCGCCGTGGTGCCCGAGCAATATCGAGTTCATTCGCCGCATCAACGGGCTCGCGAGTATCGACGACGTGAAGCGCATCGTGTTCGACGCACGCTATCTCGTGATGGGTCTCGGCGACGTCTATCTCGGCGCGCCGGTCGCGACGCCGCTCGATCCGCGCCATCGGCTCGTCACGACGAAGTACAACCCCGCGCGCACGTGGACGCCCGAGAACGCGGTCGGTATCGGCGGTGCGTATCTGTGCGTGTACGGTATGGAAGGCCCGGGCGGCTATCAGTTCGTCGGGCGCACCGTGCAGATGTGGAACCGCTATCGGACCACGCGCGAGTTCGCGGCGGGCAAGCCGTGGCTGCTGCGCTTCTTCGACGAGATCCGCTTCTACGAGGTCAGCGAAGCGGAACTGACCGAACTGCGCGCCGATTTCGTCGCCGGGCGCGCGAGCCTGAAAATCGAAGAATCCACGTTCGATCTCGGCGCCTACAACCGCTTCCTGCGCGACGAGGCTCAATCGATCGCCGCCTTCAAGAGCTCGCAGCAGGCGGCCTTCGAGGCCGAGCGCGAGCGTTGGCGCGCAGCGGGCACCGCCGAATATGTCGGCGAGCCGGGCGGCGGCGAGGCGCAAGGCGGGCACGGTGCAAGCGGAGCGGGCGGCGCGGCGAGTGCCGCCGACGTGCTCGCCGACGGCGTGCGCGGCATCGTCGCCGACGTGTCGGGCAGCGTCTGGAAACTGCTCGTCAGTGCGGGCGAGCGCGTTACGGCGGGGCAGGTCGTGGCGATCGTGGAGTCGATGAAAATGGAAGTGTCGGTGCAAGCGTCCGACGACGGCGTGATCGAGACGATCGATTGCGCGGAAGGCGCGGCGGTTGTCGCCGGCCAGCGGCTGATGACGGTAAAGAGTGCCGTCGCGGCCGATGCTATCGAGGAGGTCGTGTGCAAGTAA